One window of the Trifolium pratense cultivar HEN17-A07 linkage group LG2, ARS_RC_1.1, whole genome shotgun sequence genome contains the following:
- the LOC123907419 gene encoding phospholipase A1-IIdelta isoform X1, producing MGISHKKSPLNMATDTQTTTTTTDQPTWNQLLGNNNWETLLNPLDLNLRNLILRCGDFIQTTYDSFNNDQNSIYCGSSRYGKTSFFNKVMLENPTHYTVVSFLYATARVSVPEAFLLHSLSRESWDRESNWIGYIVVSSDERSRELGRREIYVVWRGTTRDLEWINVFGAAPQSASGLLSAKSLREFNIPNNNINKDDSSSSSDNEDDKEIPKIMKGWLTIYTSDDPKSPFTKTSVRTQVLNKVKSLLSKYKNENPSVVLVGHSLGASLSIVSGFDLVENGVTDIPIAAFVFGSPQVGNKAFNDRFKKFQNLKVLHVRNVIDLIPHYPGKLLGYEYTGVELEIDTRKSPSLKDSKNPSDWHNLQAMLHIVAGWNGSDGEFEVKVKRSLALVNKSCDFLKSECHVPASWWIAKNKGMVRREDGEWVDAPDKEDLPVPEEY from the exons ATGGGAATATCACACAAAAAAAGTCCCTTAAACATGGCAACAGAcacaca aacaacaacaacaacaacagatCAACCCACATGGAACCAACTGTTAGGCAACAACAACTGGGAAACATTATTAAACCCACTAGACCTCAATCTCCGGAACCTAATCCTACGTTGCGGTGACTTCATACAAACAACCTATGACTCCTTCAACAACGATCAAAACTCTATCTACTGTGGTTCAAGCCGTTATGGCAAAACCTCATTCTTTAACAAAGTCATGCTTGAAAATCCAACACACTACACCGTTGTTTCTTTCCTTTATGCTACAGCACGTGTCTCTGTTCCTGAAGCATTTCTTCTTCACTCACTATCACGTGAGAGTTGGGACCGTGAGTCTAACTGGATCGGTTATATCGTTGTTAGTTCCGATGAACGGAGTAGAGAATTGGGTCGCCGTGAAATTTATGTTGTTTGGCGTGGTACTACGAGGGACCTTGAATGGATTAACGTGTTTGGTGCTGCTCCTCAGTCTGCTTCTGGTTTGTTGAGTGCTAAAAGTCTTCGTGAGTTCAACATCCCAAACAACAATATTAATAAGG ACGACAGCAGCAGTAGCAGTGACAATGAGGATGACAAAGAAATTCCTAAAATAATGAAGGGTTGGCTGACAATCTACACCTCAGACGACCCAAAATCTCCTTTCACAAAAACAAGCGTCAGAACACAGGTTCTAAACAAGGTAAAAAGTTTGTTGAGCAAATACAAGAATGAAAATCCAAGTGTGGTGCTAGTGGGACATAGTCTAGGTGCAAGTTTGTCAATTGTAAGTGGTTTTGATTTGGTTGAGAATGGTGTAACAGACATTCCTATAGCTGcatttgtgtttggttcacCACAAGTTGGGAACAAAGCTTTCAATGATAGGTTCAAGAAGTTTCAAAATTTGAAGGTTTTACATGTGAGGAATGTGATTGATTTAATACCACATTATCCAGGGAAGTTATTGGGGTATGAGTATACAGGGGTAGAGTTGGAAATTGATACACGAAAATCACCAAGTTTAAAGGATTCGAAGAATCCGAGTGATTGGCATAATTTGCAGGCTATGTTGCATATTGTGGCCGGGTGGAATGGGAGTGATGGGGAGTTTGAGGTGAAGGTGAAGAGGAGTTTGGCATTGGTTAATAAGTCTTGTGATTTCTTGAAGTCGGAGTGCCACGTGCCGGCGTCATGGTGGATAGCAAAGAACAAAGGTATGGTAAGAAGGGAGGATGGAGAATGGGTTGATGCACCAGATAAGGAGGACCTTCCTGTGCCTGAAGAATATTGA
- the LOC123907419 gene encoding phospholipase A1-IIdelta isoform X2: MGISHKKSPLNMATDTQTTTTTTDQPTWNQLLGNNNWETLLNPLDLNLRNLILRCGDFIQTTYDSFNNDQNSIYCGSSRYGKTSFFNKVMLENPTHYTVVSFLYATARVSVPEAFLLHSLSRESWDRESNWIGYIVVSSDERSRELGRREIYVVWRGTTRDLEWINVFGAAPQSASGLLSAKSLREFNIPNNNINKDDSSSSSDNEDDKEIPKIMKGWLTIYTSDDPKSPFTKTSVRTQVLNKVKSLLSKYKNENPSVVLVGHSLGASLSIVSGFDLVENGVTDIPIAAFVFGSPQVGNKAFNDRFKKFQNLKVLHVRNVIDLIPHYPGKLLGYEYTGVELEIDTRKSPSLKDSKNPSDWHNLQAMLHIVAGWNGSDGEFEVKVKRSLALVNKSCDFLKSECHVPASWWIAKNKGMVRREDGEWVDAPDKEDLPVPEEY, translated from the exons ATGGGAATATCACACAAAAAAAGTCCCTTAAACATGGCAACAGAcacacaaac aacaacaacaacaacagatCAACCCACATGGAACCAACTGTTAGGCAACAACAACTGGGAAACATTATTAAACCCACTAGACCTCAATCTCCGGAACCTAATCCTACGTTGCGGTGACTTCATACAAACAACCTATGACTCCTTCAACAACGATCAAAACTCTATCTACTGTGGTTCAAGCCGTTATGGCAAAACCTCATTCTTTAACAAAGTCATGCTTGAAAATCCAACACACTACACCGTTGTTTCTTTCCTTTATGCTACAGCACGTGTCTCTGTTCCTGAAGCATTTCTTCTTCACTCACTATCACGTGAGAGTTGGGACCGTGAGTCTAACTGGATCGGTTATATCGTTGTTAGTTCCGATGAACGGAGTAGAGAATTGGGTCGCCGTGAAATTTATGTTGTTTGGCGTGGTACTACGAGGGACCTTGAATGGATTAACGTGTTTGGTGCTGCTCCTCAGTCTGCTTCTGGTTTGTTGAGTGCTAAAAGTCTTCGTGAGTTCAACATCCCAAACAACAATATTAATAAGG ACGACAGCAGCAGTAGCAGTGACAATGAGGATGACAAAGAAATTCCTAAAATAATGAAGGGTTGGCTGACAATCTACACCTCAGACGACCCAAAATCTCCTTTCACAAAAACAAGCGTCAGAACACAGGTTCTAAACAAGGTAAAAAGTTTGTTGAGCAAATACAAGAATGAAAATCCAAGTGTGGTGCTAGTGGGACATAGTCTAGGTGCAAGTTTGTCAATTGTAAGTGGTTTTGATTTGGTTGAGAATGGTGTAACAGACATTCCTATAGCTGcatttgtgtttggttcacCACAAGTTGGGAACAAAGCTTTCAATGATAGGTTCAAGAAGTTTCAAAATTTGAAGGTTTTACATGTGAGGAATGTGATTGATTTAATACCACATTATCCAGGGAAGTTATTGGGGTATGAGTATACAGGGGTAGAGTTGGAAATTGATACACGAAAATCACCAAGTTTAAAGGATTCGAAGAATCCGAGTGATTGGCATAATTTGCAGGCTATGTTGCATATTGTGGCCGGGTGGAATGGGAGTGATGGGGAGTTTGAGGTGAAGGTGAAGAGGAGTTTGGCATTGGTTAATAAGTCTTGTGATTTCTTGAAGTCGGAGTGCCACGTGCCGGCGTCATGGTGGATAGCAAAGAACAAAGGTATGGTAAGAAGGGAGGATGGAGAATGGGTTGATGCACCAGATAAGGAGGACCTTCCTGTGCCTGAAGAATATTGA
- the LOC123907419 gene encoding phospholipase A1-IIdelta isoform X4: MGISHKKSPLNMATDTQTTTTTDQPTWNQLLGNNNWETLLNPLDLNLRNLILRCGDFIQTTYDSFNNDQNSIYCGSSRYGKTSFFNKVMLENPTHYTVVSFLYATARVSVPEAFLLHSLSRESWDRESNWIGYIVVSSDERSRELGRREIYVVWRGTTRDLEWINVFGAAPQSASGLLSAKSLREFNIPNNNINKDDSSSSSDNEDDKEIPKIMKGWLTIYTSDDPKSPFTKTSVRTQVLNKVKSLLSKYKNENPSVVLVGHSLGASLSIVSGFDLVENGVTDIPIAAFVFGSPQVGNKAFNDRFKKFQNLKVLHVRNVIDLIPHYPGKLLGYEYTGVELEIDTRKSPSLKDSKNPSDWHNLQAMLHIVAGWNGSDGEFEVKVKRSLALVNKSCDFLKSECHVPASWWIAKNKGMVRREDGEWVDAPDKEDLPVPEEY; this comes from the exons ATGGGAATATCACACAAAAAAAGTCCCTTAAACATGGCAACAGAcacaca aacaacaacaacaacagatCAACCCACATGGAACCAACTGTTAGGCAACAACAACTGGGAAACATTATTAAACCCACTAGACCTCAATCTCCGGAACCTAATCCTACGTTGCGGTGACTTCATACAAACAACCTATGACTCCTTCAACAACGATCAAAACTCTATCTACTGTGGTTCAAGCCGTTATGGCAAAACCTCATTCTTTAACAAAGTCATGCTTGAAAATCCAACACACTACACCGTTGTTTCTTTCCTTTATGCTACAGCACGTGTCTCTGTTCCTGAAGCATTTCTTCTTCACTCACTATCACGTGAGAGTTGGGACCGTGAGTCTAACTGGATCGGTTATATCGTTGTTAGTTCCGATGAACGGAGTAGAGAATTGGGTCGCCGTGAAATTTATGTTGTTTGGCGTGGTACTACGAGGGACCTTGAATGGATTAACGTGTTTGGTGCTGCTCCTCAGTCTGCTTCTGGTTTGTTGAGTGCTAAAAGTCTTCGTGAGTTCAACATCCCAAACAACAATATTAATAAGG ACGACAGCAGCAGTAGCAGTGACAATGAGGATGACAAAGAAATTCCTAAAATAATGAAGGGTTGGCTGACAATCTACACCTCAGACGACCCAAAATCTCCTTTCACAAAAACAAGCGTCAGAACACAGGTTCTAAACAAGGTAAAAAGTTTGTTGAGCAAATACAAGAATGAAAATCCAAGTGTGGTGCTAGTGGGACATAGTCTAGGTGCAAGTTTGTCAATTGTAAGTGGTTTTGATTTGGTTGAGAATGGTGTAACAGACATTCCTATAGCTGcatttgtgtttggttcacCACAAGTTGGGAACAAAGCTTTCAATGATAGGTTCAAGAAGTTTCAAAATTTGAAGGTTTTACATGTGAGGAATGTGATTGATTTAATACCACATTATCCAGGGAAGTTATTGGGGTATGAGTATACAGGGGTAGAGTTGGAAATTGATACACGAAAATCACCAAGTTTAAAGGATTCGAAGAATCCGAGTGATTGGCATAATTTGCAGGCTATGTTGCATATTGTGGCCGGGTGGAATGGGAGTGATGGGGAGTTTGAGGTGAAGGTGAAGAGGAGTTTGGCATTGGTTAATAAGTCTTGTGATTTCTTGAAGTCGGAGTGCCACGTGCCGGCGTCATGGTGGATAGCAAAGAACAAAGGTATGGTAAGAAGGGAGGATGGAGAATGGGTTGATGCACCAGATAAGGAGGACCTTCCTGTGCCTGAAGAATATTGA
- the LOC123907419 gene encoding phospholipase A1-IIdelta isoform X3, translated as MGISHKKSPLNMATDTQTTTTTTTTTTTTTTTTDQPTWNQLLGNNNWETLLNPLDLNLRNLILRCGDFIQTTYDSFNNDQNSIYCGSSRYGKTSFFNKVMLENPTHYTVVSFLYATARVSVPEAFLLHSLSRESWDRESNWIGYIVVSSDERSRELGRREIYVVWRGTTRDLEWINVFGAAPQSASGLLSAKSLREFNIPNNNINKDDSSSSSDNEDDKEIPKIMKGWLTIYTSDDPKSPFTKTSVRTQVLNKVKSLLSKYKNENPSVVLVGHSLGASLSIVSGFDLVENGVTDIPIAAFVFGSPQVGNKAFNDRFKKFQNLKVLHVRNVIDLIPHYPGKLLGYEYTGVELEIDTRKSPSLKDSKNPSDWHNLQAMLHIVAGWNGSDGEFEVKVKRSLALVNKSCDFLKSECHVPASWWIAKNKGMVRREDGEWVDAPDKEDLPVPEEY; from the exons ATGGGAATATCACACAAAAAAAGTCCCTTAAACATGGCAACAGAcacacaaacaacaacaacaacaacaacaacaacaacaacaacaacaacaacaacagatCAACCCACATGGAACCAACTGTTAGGCAACAACAACTGGGAAACATTATTAAACCCACTAGACCTCAATCTCCGGAACCTAATCCTACGTTGCGGTGACTTCATACAAACAACCTATGACTCCTTCAACAACGATCAAAACTCTATCTACTGTGGTTCAAGCCGTTATGGCAAAACCTCATTCTTTAACAAAGTCATGCTTGAAAATCCAACACACTACACCGTTGTTTCTTTCCTTTATGCTACAGCACGTGTCTCTGTTCCTGAAGCATTTCTTCTTCACTCACTATCACGTGAGAGTTGGGACCGTGAGTCTAACTGGATCGGTTATATCGTTGTTAGTTCCGATGAACGGAGTAGAGAATTGGGTCGCCGTGAAATTTATGTTGTTTGGCGTGGTACTACGAGGGACCTTGAATGGATTAACGTGTTTGGTGCTGCTCCTCAGTCTGCTTCTGGTTTGTTGAGTGCTAAAAGTCTTCGTGAGTTCAACATCCCAAACAACAATATTAATAAGG ACGACAGCAGCAGTAGCAGTGACAATGAGGATGACAAAGAAATTCCTAAAATAATGAAGGGTTGGCTGACAATCTACACCTCAGACGACCCAAAATCTCCTTTCACAAAAACAAGCGTCAGAACACAGGTTCTAAACAAGGTAAAAAGTTTGTTGAGCAAATACAAGAATGAAAATCCAAGTGTGGTGCTAGTGGGACATAGTCTAGGTGCAAGTTTGTCAATTGTAAGTGGTTTTGATTTGGTTGAGAATGGTGTAACAGACATTCCTATAGCTGcatttgtgtttggttcacCACAAGTTGGGAACAAAGCTTTCAATGATAGGTTCAAGAAGTTTCAAAATTTGAAGGTTTTACATGTGAGGAATGTGATTGATTTAATACCACATTATCCAGGGAAGTTATTGGGGTATGAGTATACAGGGGTAGAGTTGGAAATTGATACACGAAAATCACCAAGTTTAAAGGATTCGAAGAATCCGAGTGATTGGCATAATTTGCAGGCTATGTTGCATATTGTGGCCGGGTGGAATGGGAGTGATGGGGAGTTTGAGGTGAAGGTGAAGAGGAGTTTGGCATTGGTTAATAAGTCTTGTGATTTCTTGAAGTCGGAGTGCCACGTGCCGGCGTCATGGTGGATAGCAAAGAACAAAGGTATGGTAAGAAGGGAGGATGGAGAATGGGTTGATGCACCAGATAAGGAGGACCTTCCTGTGCCTGAAGAATATTGA
- the LOC123907419 gene encoding phospholipase A1-IIdelta isoform X5, producing the protein MGISHKKSPLNMATDTQTTTTDQPTWNQLLGNNNWETLLNPLDLNLRNLILRCGDFIQTTYDSFNNDQNSIYCGSSRYGKTSFFNKVMLENPTHYTVVSFLYATARVSVPEAFLLHSLSRESWDRESNWIGYIVVSSDERSRELGRREIYVVWRGTTRDLEWINVFGAAPQSASGLLSAKSLREFNIPNNNINKDDSSSSSDNEDDKEIPKIMKGWLTIYTSDDPKSPFTKTSVRTQVLNKVKSLLSKYKNENPSVVLVGHSLGASLSIVSGFDLVENGVTDIPIAAFVFGSPQVGNKAFNDRFKKFQNLKVLHVRNVIDLIPHYPGKLLGYEYTGVELEIDTRKSPSLKDSKNPSDWHNLQAMLHIVAGWNGSDGEFEVKVKRSLALVNKSCDFLKSECHVPASWWIAKNKGMVRREDGEWVDAPDKEDLPVPEEY; encoded by the exons ATGGGAATATCACACAAAAAAAGTCCCTTAAACATGGCAACAGAcacaca aacaacaacaacagatCAACCCACATGGAACCAACTGTTAGGCAACAACAACTGGGAAACATTATTAAACCCACTAGACCTCAATCTCCGGAACCTAATCCTACGTTGCGGTGACTTCATACAAACAACCTATGACTCCTTCAACAACGATCAAAACTCTATCTACTGTGGTTCAAGCCGTTATGGCAAAACCTCATTCTTTAACAAAGTCATGCTTGAAAATCCAACACACTACACCGTTGTTTCTTTCCTTTATGCTACAGCACGTGTCTCTGTTCCTGAAGCATTTCTTCTTCACTCACTATCACGTGAGAGTTGGGACCGTGAGTCTAACTGGATCGGTTATATCGTTGTTAGTTCCGATGAACGGAGTAGAGAATTGGGTCGCCGTGAAATTTATGTTGTTTGGCGTGGTACTACGAGGGACCTTGAATGGATTAACGTGTTTGGTGCTGCTCCTCAGTCTGCTTCTGGTTTGTTGAGTGCTAAAAGTCTTCGTGAGTTCAACATCCCAAACAACAATATTAATAAGG ACGACAGCAGCAGTAGCAGTGACAATGAGGATGACAAAGAAATTCCTAAAATAATGAAGGGTTGGCTGACAATCTACACCTCAGACGACCCAAAATCTCCTTTCACAAAAACAAGCGTCAGAACACAGGTTCTAAACAAGGTAAAAAGTTTGTTGAGCAAATACAAGAATGAAAATCCAAGTGTGGTGCTAGTGGGACATAGTCTAGGTGCAAGTTTGTCAATTGTAAGTGGTTTTGATTTGGTTGAGAATGGTGTAACAGACATTCCTATAGCTGcatttgtgtttggttcacCACAAGTTGGGAACAAAGCTTTCAATGATAGGTTCAAGAAGTTTCAAAATTTGAAGGTTTTACATGTGAGGAATGTGATTGATTTAATACCACATTATCCAGGGAAGTTATTGGGGTATGAGTATACAGGGGTAGAGTTGGAAATTGATACACGAAAATCACCAAGTTTAAAGGATTCGAAGAATCCGAGTGATTGGCATAATTTGCAGGCTATGTTGCATATTGTGGCCGGGTGGAATGGGAGTGATGGGGAGTTTGAGGTGAAGGTGAAGAGGAGTTTGGCATTGGTTAATAAGTCTTGTGATTTCTTGAAGTCGGAGTGCCACGTGCCGGCGTCATGGTGGATAGCAAAGAACAAAGGTATGGTAAGAAGGGAGGATGGAGAATGGGTTGATGCACCAGATAAGGAGGACCTTCCTGTGCCTGAAGAATATTGA
- the LOC123907420 gene encoding probable protein phosphatase 2C 47, with protein MEDQNDDTLGNLNQNIVGKPPRDHSVAMRHCSSSSWLADSESNINVIGLKPNTEDKSEFPLILRSGSCSEKGPKQFMEDEFICVDILRESVPKQPDLPSPSAFYGVFDGHGGVDAASFIKKTILNFIVEDSQFPTSIKKAVKSAFVKADHAFRDASSLDNSSGTTALIALVLGRAMLIANAGDSRAVLGKRGRAVELSKDHKPNCTSEKLRIEKLGGVIYDGYLNGQLSVARALGDWHIKGTKGSKSPLSCEPELEEIVLTEEDEFLILGCDGLWDVMSSQCAVTMVRKELMQHNDPNLCAKVLVNEALQRNTCDNLTVVVVCFSKDPPPKIEIPRSHRRRSISAEGLDLLKGVLNGR; from the exons ATGGAGGATCAAAATGATGATACCTTGGGGAATTTGAATCAGAATATTGTTGGCAAACCTCCGAGGGATCATTCCGTTGCTATGCGTCATTGTAGCAGCTCTTCATGGTTGGCTGATTCG GAATCAAATATTAATGTTATTGGTCTTAAACCAAACACAGAAGATAAATCAGAGTTTCCACTTATATTGAGATCTGGAAGCTGTTCTGAGAAAGGACCAAAGCAATTCATGGAGGATGAGTTTATATGTGTCGATATTCTTCGCGAATCTGTTCCTAAACAACCAGACCTACCATCTCCATCAGCATTTTATGGG GTATTTGATGGACATGGGGGTGTTGATGCAGCATCATTTATCAAAAAGACTATCCTTAACTTTATAGTTGAAGATTCTCAATTTCCAACTAGCATTAAGAAAGCAGTTAAGAGTGCATTTGTGAAAGCTGATCATGCATTTAGAGATGCCAGTTCTCTTGATAACTCTTCAGGAACCACAGCTCTAATAGCCCTTGTTTTGGGAAG GGCCATGCTGATTGCGAACGCTGGAGATTCACGTGCAGTACTAGGAAAACGGGGCAGAGCAGTTGAACTATCTAAAGACCATAAACCAAACTGCACATCTGAAAAATTAAGAATTGAAAAACTAGGTGGTGTTATCTATGACGGATACCTAAATGGACAACTATCCGTGGCGCGTGCACTAGGAGATTGGCACATAAAAGGCACAAAAGGTTCAAAAAGTCCCTTAAGTTGTGAGCCAGAGTTAGAGGAAATTGTCCTAACAGAAGAAGATGAGTTTTTGATATTGGGGTGTGATGGATTATGGGATGTTATGAGTAGTCAATGTGCAGTTACAATGGTTAGAAAGGAACTTATGCAACATAATGATCCTAACTTATGTGCTAAGGTACTTGTAAATGAGGCACTTCAAAGAAACACTTGTGATAATTTAACAGTTGTTGTGGTTTGTTTCTCTAAAGATCCACCTCCTAAGATTGAAATTCCTAGATCACATAGGAGAAGGAGTATTTCTGCTGAAGGTCTTGATCTACTCAAAGGTGTGTTGAATGGTAGATGA
- the LOC123907421 gene encoding glutamate receptor 3.6-like, producing the protein MVKVWLLVLMILYNGFSSTVDGIHNSTRPDVVNIGALFSFNTSVGRIIKIALDAAVEDVNSDPNILGETKLRLSLQEDSKYRGFLSIAEVLQLMARDTVAIIGPHSSVTAHVITHIANELQVPLISFSALDPTLSSLQFPFFIRTCHSDLFQMAAIADLVDHYGWKEVIAVYTDDDNGRNGISALGDKLAEKRCRISYKAPVSPEATPEEITNALVQVALAESRVIVVHANTLWGQKVFSVAKNLGMMGTGYVWIATAFLSAILDISSPLSSDRMDEIQGVLTPRVYTPDSELKRKFVSKWKNLTHGNTANGRLGLSFLSLYAYDTIFALAHALDAFFKQGNKITFSNDSKLSSLKGDNLHLDALNVFDEGYSLRRNIYEVNMTGVTGLFKYGPDKNLVNPAYEIMNVVGTGTRRIGYWSNHSGLSVIPPETLLSKPGNDFRESTKLLPVIWPGDTAQKPRGWVFPNNGRLLRIGVPIGVSYQQFVSQVPGTDTFQGFCIDVFLSAVNLLPYAVPYKFIPYGDHKNNPSNSELVRRITTGEFDGAVGDIAITTERTKMVDFTQPFVESGLVVVAPVKEADTSALAFLAPFTPRMWFVTAVFFIIVGTVVWILEHRVNDEFRGPPRKQVITIFWFSFSTMFFSHRENTVSTPGRCVLLIWLFVVLIITSSYTASLTSILTVQQLSSPIKGIESLVIGKEPIGIAQGSFSKDYLIHEIGIDESRLVPLVTQEEVARALEKGPQDGGIAAYIDQRAYIDIFLSSRCKYTIVGQEFTRNGWGFAFPRDSPLAVDLSTAILQMVDNGDLQRIHDKWLLSRACLSQGAKLEVERLKLKSFWGLYVICGSACLLALLIYVIQIIRQYLKHQAEEPDSPDQNPSPGSSRLRSFLSFADEKEETVKNRSKRKKMERISYRSSEGGSSSIISNKDYVAQPSSCIADSVSNGGSEKVFIKVV; encoded by the exons ATGGTTAAAGTTTGGTTATTGGTTCTAATGATTCTCTACAATGGCTTCTCTTCAACTGTGGATGGCATTCATAATTCAACAAGGCCTGATGTTGTAAATATTGGAGCTCTCTTCTCTTTCAATACTAGTGTTGGTAGGATTATAAAAATCGCTTTAGATGCCGCGGTCGAAGATGTAAATTCTGATCCAAATATTCTCGGCGAGACCAAGCTAAGGCTCTCTCTTCAAGAAGATTCTAAATATAGAGGTTTTCTTAGCATTGCTGAGG TTTTGCAGCTCATGGCTAGAGATACTGTGGCAATAATTGGCCCTCACAGTTCTGTAACAGCTCATGTCATAACTCATATTGCAAATGAGCTTCAAGTTCCCCTTATCTCATTTTCAGCTTTGGACCCTACTCTTTCTTCACTTCAATTCCCATTTTTTATCAGAACTTGCCACAGTGATCTTTTTCAAATGGCTGCAATAGCAGACCTTGTTGACCACTATGGATGGAAAGAAGTCATTGCTGTATACACTGATGATGATAATGGGAGGAATGGAATCAGTGCCTTAGGTGATAAGCTTGCCGAGAAGCGTTGCAGGATCTCGTATAAAGCGCCTGTGAGCCCCGAAGCAACTCCGGAGGAGATAACAAATGCGTTAGTTCAGGTGGCTCTTGCTGAATCAAGAGTTATAGTTGTTCATGCCAACACTCTTTGGGGCCAGAAAGTGTTTAGTGTCGCAAAGAATCTTGGAATGATGGGAACTGGTTACGTGTGGATAGCCACTGCTTTTCTTTCTGCTATTCTTGACATAAGTAGTCCTCTATCTTCTGATAGAATGGATGAAATCCAAGGAGTGTTGACACCGCGCGTGTACACGCCGGATTCAGAgcttaaaagaaagtttgtttCTAAATGGAAAAACTTGACTCATGGAAATACTGCCAATGGCCGTCTTGGACTCAGTTTTTTGTCTCTTTATGCATATGATACTATTTTTGCTCTTGCTCATGCACTTGATGCATTTTTCAAGCAAGGGAACAAAATCACATTCTCAAATGACTCAAAGTTATCTTCACTAAAAGGAGACAACTTGCATCTTGATGCATTGAACGTTTTCGATGAAGGATACTCGTTACGTAGAAACATTTACGAGGTTAACATGACAGGTGTGACAGGTTTGTTCAAGTATGGACCTGATAAAAACCTTGTTAATCCTGCATATGAAATCATGAATGTGGTTGGAACCGGGACTCGAAGGATTGGTTATTGGTCTAATCACTCTGGATTATCAGTCATTCCTCCAGAAACACTGCTTTCCAAACCAGGTAATGATTTCAGGGAAAGTACAAAGTTATTACCTGTGATTTGGCCGGGAGACACGGCTCAGAAGCCTCGCGGTTGGGTTTTTCCTAACAACGGAAGGCTATTAAGAATTGGAGTACCAATAGGAGTAAGTTACCAACAATTTGTGTCACAAGTACCAGGCACCGATACATTTCAAGGCTTCTGCATTGATGTGTTTCTTTCTGCAGTTAACCTTTTGCCTTATGCTGTTCCCTATAAGTTTATTCCATATGGGGATCATAAGAACAATCCTAGTAACAGCGAGCTTGTCCGTCGGATAACAACCGGT GAATTTGATGGTGCAGTAGGTGACATTGCAATTACTACAGAAAGAACAAAAATGGTGGATTTTACTCAGCCATTTGTTGAGTCTGGTTTAGTGGTAGTAGCACCTGTTAAGGAGGCAGATACAAGTGCTTTGGCCTTTTTGGCTCCATTTACACCAAGGATGTGGTTTGTCACAGCTGTCTTTTTCATAATAGTTGGAACTGTTGTTTGGATTTTGGAGCATAGGGTGAATGATGAATTTAGAGGACCACCCAGAAAACAAGTGATTACTATTTTTTG GTTTAGCTTTTCAACAATGTTCTTCTCACATA GGGAAAATACAGTGAGCACACCAGGTCGTTGTGTGCTACTTATTTGGTTATTTGTAGTTCTTATAATCACTTCAAGTTACACAGCAAGTCTCACATCAATCCTCACAGTACAACAACTTTCTTCACCCATTAAAGGCATTGAGAGTTTAGTAATCGGCAAAGAACCAATTGGTATCGCTCAGGGTTCATTTTCTAAAGATTATTTAATCCATGAAATTGGTATTGATGAGTCTAGGCTTGTTCCTTTAGTAACACAAGAAGAAGTTGCTAGAGCACTGGAAAAGGGTCCTCAAGATGGTGGCATTGCTGCTTATATCGATCAACGTGCCTATATCGATATCTTCCTCTCAAGCCGCTGTAAATATACTATTGTAGGTCAAGAGTTCACCAGAAATGGTTGGGGATTT GCCTTTCCAAGAGACTCACCATTAGCAGTTGACCTGTCAACTGCCATTTTGCAAATGGTTGACAATGGAGACTTACAAAGGATTCATGACAAATGGCTTTTGAGTAGAGCTTGTTTATCACAAGGTGCAAAGCTTGAAGTCGAAAGACTCAAACTAAAAAGTTTTTGGGGCCTCTATGTGATATGTGGATCAGCTTGTTTGCTTGCTCTACTCATATATGTAATACAGATAATTAGACAGTATCTCAAGCACCAAGCAGAAGAACCTGATTCTCCTGACCAAAACCCAAGCCCGGGATCTTCACGTTTGAGGAGTTTTCTCTCCTTTGCAGATGAAAAAGAAGAGACTGTTAAGAACCGTTCgaagagaaagaaaatggaGAGAATCTCTTATAGAAGTAGTGAGGGAGGATCATCTTCCATCATCTCCAATAAAGATTATGTTGCTCAGCCATCTTCATGCATAGCTGATTCTGTTTCTAATGGTGGAAGTGAAAAAGTATTCATCAAAGTGGTGTAA